The Chitinophagales bacterium genome has a segment encoding these proteins:
- a CDS encoding ABC transporter ATP-binding protein: protein MEENKEKVIEIQGIKREFKLGSEVIQALKSIDLNIYKNDYVALMGPSGSGKSTLMNILGCLDTPSAGAYYLDGRDISKLNDNELAEVRNKKIGFIFQTFNLIPRLSTLENVALPLIYAGWSKSKRIARATEVLEQVGLGERLQHKPNELSGGQRQRVAVARALVNNPSLILADEPTGNLDTKTSYEIMALFEEIHNNGNTLVVVTHEEDIAAYTHRIVRLRDGLIESDKKNEDIRKVELV, encoded by the coding sequence GTGGAAGAAAACAAAGAAAAAGTAATTGAAATTCAAGGTATAAAACGAGAATTTAAACTAGGTAGCGAAGTAATTCAAGCTTTAAAATCTATAGATTTAAATATTTATAAAAATGATTATGTAGCACTAATGGGACCATCTGGTTCTGGAAAATCTACGCTAATGAATATTTTAGGTTGCTTAGATACGCCAAGTGCTGGTGCTTACTATTTAGATGGAAGAGATATTAGCAAACTCAACGACAATGAATTGGCAGAAGTACGAAACAAAAAAATTGGCTTTATCTTTCAAACTTTCAACTTAATACCACGATTATCTACTTTAGAAAATGTAGCACTACCATTAATTTACGCTGGTTGGAGCAAGAGCAAACGCATTGCAAGAGCTACAGAAGTTTTAGAGCAAGTTGGATTAGGCGAAAGGTTACAACACAAACCTAATGAATTATCTGGTGGTCAGCGACAAAGAGTTGCAGTAGCAAGAGCTTTGGTTAATAATCCATCTTTGATATTAGCAGATGAACCAACAGGAAATTTAGACACTAAAACTTCCTACGAAATTATGGCTTTGTTTGAAGAAATTCACAATAATGGCAACACTTTAGTTGTAGTAACACACGAAGAAGATATTGCTGCATACACACATCGCATTGTTCGTTTAAGAGATGGACTAATAGAAAGCGACAAGAAAAATGAAGATATTAGAAAAGTAGAGTTGGTGTAA
- a CDS encoding cation transporter: protein MEAANTAIKTTYLSILGNLLLATIKGLAGFFGNSYALIADAIESSADVLSSTLLLFGLKYSNKPADEDHPYGHGKIEPLVTFFIVAFLVISAFLIAYKGVINILSDDQEAPEAWTLIVLAVIIIWKELSYQYIVRKSKQINSTALKADAWHHRSDAITSIAAFIGISIALIFGKGFEVADDWAALFASGFILYNSYLILRPALGEIMDEHFYDDLIAEIRVRSLEVNGILATEKCFVRKSGMQYLIDLHAEVDGNISVADGHEIAHHLKDHLMETIPNISDVLIHIEPFEES from the coding sequence ATGGAAGCTGCAAATACTGCAATTAAAACTACATATCTTAGTATACTAGGCAATTTATTGCTAGCTACAATCAAAGGGTTAGCTGGTTTTTTTGGCAATTCCTACGCACTCATTGCAGATGCTATTGAGTCTTCTGCTGATGTACTGTCTTCTACTTTATTGCTATTTGGATTGAAATATTCTAATAAACCAGCCGATGAAGATCATCCATATGGTCATGGAAAAATAGAACCATTAGTTACCTTTTTTATAGTTGCTTTTTTGGTGATTTCTGCCTTTTTAATTGCGTATAAAGGTGTAATCAACATTTTATCAGATGACCAAGAAGCACCAGAAGCATGGACATTAATTGTTTTGGCAGTCATTATTATTTGGAAAGAATTGTCTTATCAGTACATTGTTAGAAAAAGCAAACAAATTAATAGTACTGCATTAAAAGCAGATGCTTGGCATCATAGAAGCGACGCTATAACTTCTATTGCTGCATTTATTGGTATTAGTATAGCACTTATTTTTGGAAAAGGTTTTGAAGTAGCAGATGATTGGGCTGCTTTATTTGCATCTGGATTTATCTTATATAATAGTTACTTAATTTTGAGACCAGCACTTGGCGAAATTATGGACGAACATTTTTACGATGATTTGATTGCTGAGATAAGAGTAAGATCACTAGAAGTAAATGGAATACTAGCAACAGAAAAATGTTTTGTAAGAAAATCTGGTATGCAATATTTAATAGATTTACATGCAGAAGTAGATGGCAATATCTCTGTAGCAGATGGTCATGAAATTGCACATCATTTAAAAGATCATTTAATGGAAACCATTCCTAATATCAGTGATGTATTAATACATATTGAACCATTTGAAGAGAGTTGA
- a CDS encoding YicC family protein — translation MLQSMTGYGKTNVLLNNFHYSIEIKTLNSKSLDINFRLPNSLRVFELDWRKTIAEQLVRGKIDVYFNEEKNITNNTILNIDKIYSIYEQLKSLSDEKQIPLGDVLPSIIRLNEVSKNDLDFIDENAAITIGKAFEQTIQDVVTFRKKEGESLYHFIESQLLAIQSLLQKIAPLEDDRRSKLTDKLKQSIENATINYDKDRFEQELIYYIEKLDISEEKDRLATHCNYFFNYIKESHDNKGKKLQFICQEIGREINTIGSKANDAAIQTIVVNMKDALEKIKEQLNNIL, via the coding sequence ATGCTACAATCAATGACAGGTTATGGAAAGACCAATGTGTTGTTAAACAACTTTCATTATAGTATTGAAATAAAAACGCTGAATAGCAAAAGTTTAGATATTAATTTTAGATTGCCAAACAGTTTGAGAGTATTTGAATTAGACTGGAGAAAAACTATAGCAGAGCAATTAGTTAGAGGAAAAATTGATGTTTATTTTAATGAAGAAAAAAATATAACGAATAATACTATATTGAATATAGATAAAATATATTCTATTTATGAACAGTTAAAATCATTGTCAGATGAAAAACAAATTCCTTTGGGTGATGTCTTGCCTTCTATTATTAGATTGAACGAAGTAAGTAAAAACGATTTAGATTTTATTGATGAAAATGCAGCTATAACTATTGGAAAAGCATTTGAGCAAACAATTCAAGATGTAGTAACTTTTAGAAAAAAAGAAGGCGAAAGTTTATACCATTTTATTGAAAGTCAGCTGTTAGCAATTCAATCACTACTACAAAAAATTGCACCATTAGAAGATGATAGAAGAAGTAAGTTAACAGATAAATTAAAACAATCTATTGAAAATGCTACAATAAATTATGATAAAGACAGATTTGAACAAGAGCTTATTTATTATATAGAAAAATTAGATATTAGTGAAGAAAAAGATAGATTGGCTACACATTGCAATTATTTTTTTAACTATATTAAAGAATCTCATGATAATAAAGGTAAAAAACTGCAATTTATTTGTCAAGAAATTGGACGAGAAATAAATACCATTGGCTCAAAAGCAAATGATGCAGCAATACAAACTATCGTTGTAAATATGAAAGATGCACTAGAAAAGATTAAAGAACAATTAAACAATATTTTATAA
- a CDS encoding Fic family protein: protein MIKTRDRQIIDFIRKNGGSSSKDIFEGISASYSYATLKRNLTKLIADNYLVAQGKGRGTKYFLSPAFEIIQPINIDKYYEKEIDERQIKETFNFELVNEILNKNNVFTQNELEKLNLLQKEYESNIKDLSATDYQKELERLAIDLSWKSAQIEGNTYSLLETERLLKEKQTASGKTKEEAVMLLNHKDALDFIIENKDYLNPLTVSKIEDIHNILIKELGVERNLRKRRIGISGTNYKPLDNEFQILEALKEACNVINNKKVVFEKALLALVLISYIQPFMDGNKRTARIVSNSILINYNYCPLSFRTVDSIDYKKAMLLFYEQNNISNFKDIFIEQFEFAVRTYF, encoded by the coding sequence ATGATTAAGACAAGAGACCGACAGATTATTGACTTTATTAGAAAAAATGGAGGAAGTTCTTCAAAGGATATTTTTGAAGGTATTTCTGCATCGTATAGTTACGCTACATTAAAACGGAATTTAACAAAATTAATTGCAGATAATTATTTGGTTGCACAAGGTAAAGGTAGAGGAACAAAATATTTTCTTTCGCCAGCATTTGAAATTATCCAGCCAATAAATATTGATAAATATTACGAAAAAGAAATTGACGAAAGGCAAATTAAAGAAACTTTCAATTTCGAATTAGTTAATGAAATCCTAAATAAAAATAATGTATTTACTCAAAACGAGTTAGAAAAACTCAATTTGTTACAAAAAGAATATGAATCTAATATTAAAGATTTAAGTGCTACTGATTACCAAAAAGAGCTGGAAAGACTAGCTATTGACTTGAGCTGGAAATCTGCTCAAATTGAAGGCAATACTTATTCGTTATTAGAAACTGAACGACTATTAAAAGAAAAGCAAACGGCATCTGGAAAAACAAAAGAAGAAGCAGTAATGCTCTTAAATCACAAAGATGCTCTTGATTTTATTATTGAGAATAAAGATTATTTAAATCCATTAACTGTATCAAAAATAGAAGACATTCATAATATTCTAATTAAAGAACTTGGTGTTGAGCGGAATTTGAGAAAAAGACGCATTGGTATTTCTGGAACAAATTACAAACCTCTTGACAATGAATTTCAGATATTAGAAGCACTTAAAGAAGCATGTAATGTAATAAACAATAAGAAAGTTGTTTTTGAAAAAGCATTGCTTGCCTTAGTCTTGATTTCCTATATTCAACCATTCATGGACGGAAACAAAAGAACAGCAAGAATTGTAAGTAATTCTATCTTAATAAACTATAACTACTGTCCTTTATCTTTTAGAACTGTAGACTCAATAGATTATAAAAAGGCGATGTTGTTATTCTATGAACAAAACAATATTTCTAATTTCAAAGACATCTTTATTGAACAATTTGAATTTGCAGTTAGAACCTACTTTTAA
- the hemH gene encoding ferrochelatase: MSKKIGVLLINLGTPDSPNPKDVYKYLLEFLTDKRVIDFGWLKRNLLVRAIIVPARYKNSARTYQAIWDKEKGSPLMYHSQELAKKVQAQLGDDYIVELAMRYQQPSIEYAINQLQNKKVDRIVVVPLYPQYASSSTGTVLDKVMEITKKDLSVPDLSLIKSYYDFEPFIDAWVTQIKKYDYKKYDKIVFSYHGVPFRHLIKEDKSKNICKPQSACCNIMTNENKFCYKAQCHATTRAIVDKLQLDASQYEIAFQSRLGKEVWIEPYTVHRLPELAKEGKKNLLVVAPSFVADCLETLYEIQVELEELFVAAGGEKIQLVESLNSNELWTNAVCELIKQR, from the coding sequence GTGAGCAAAAAGATTGGTGTTTTATTGATAAACTTAGGTACGCCAGATAGTCCTAATCCAAAAGATGTATATAAATACTTATTAGAATTTTTAACAGACAAAAGAGTAATTGACTTTGGTTGGTTAAAAAGAAATTTGTTGGTAAGAGCAATTATTGTTCCAGCACGATATAAAAATTCTGCTAGAACTTATCAAGCAATTTGGGACAAGGAAAAAGGATCGCCATTAATGTATCATTCGCAAGAATTAGCTAAAAAAGTACAAGCTCAGTTAGGAGATGATTACATAGTTGAATTAGCCATGCGATATCAACAACCATCTATTGAGTATGCAATAAACCAACTACAAAACAAAAAGGTAGATAGAATTGTAGTAGTGCCTTTGTATCCACAATATGCTTCGTCTTCTACAGGAACTGTTTTAGATAAAGTAATGGAAATTACTAAAAAAGATTTAAGCGTTCCTGATTTAAGTTTGATAAAATCATACTACGACTTTGAACCTTTTATTGATGCTTGGGTTACTCAAATAAAAAAATATGATTATAAAAAATATGATAAAATTGTATTTAGTTATCACGGTGTTCCATTTCGACACTTAATAAAAGAAGATAAAAGCAAAAATATTTGCAAACCACAAAGTGCTTGTTGTAATATAATGACCAATGAAAATAAGTTTTGCTACAAAGCACAGTGTCATGCTACAACAAGAGCCATTGTAGATAAATTGCAACTAGACGCATCGCAGTACGAAATTGCGTTTCAATCTAGATTAGGAAAAGAAGTTTGGATAGAACCTTATACTGTTCACAGATTGCCAGAACTAGCAAAAGAAGGAAAGAAAAACTTGCTTGTAGTAGCACCATCTTTTGTAGCAGATTGCTTAGAAACTTTATACGAAATTCAAGTAGAATTAGAAGAGTTATTTGTAGCAGCTGGTGGCGAAAAAATTCAATTAGTAGAAAGCTTAAACAGCAATGAACTTTGGACAAATGCAGTTTGTGAACTCATTAAACAACGATAG
- the mqnE gene encoding aminofutalosine synthase MqnE has product MTNTLHSDIDFIFDLNITKDLKHIAKKVLHDERISFDDGVLLYEKADIGFVGTLANYIRNKKHGNKTYFNRNFHVEPTNICVYTCKFCAYSRLIKNREEGWELSIDDILNIIKKYDNQPVTEVHITGGVIPKQNFEFYTELFQKIKQHRPDLHIKALTPVEYHYIFKKAKLSYKDGMKAMLDAGLNSMPGGGAEIFHEDIRPEIAGGKCSAEEWLAIHKVWHELGQKSNATMLYGHIEQFWHRVDHMERLRQLQDETGGFNAFIPLKFRNQHNEMQHLPEVSIIEDLRNYAIARIYLDNFEHIKSYWAMIGRNTTQLSLNFGVDDVDGTIDDTTKIYSMAGSEEQTPAMSTRELVNLIKAVGRQPIERDTLYNTIQDYSDVVFEEDEKNKARMY; this is encoded by the coding sequence ATGACCAACACATTACACAGCGATATTGATTTTATTTTTGATTTGAATATAACTAAAGATTTAAAACATATTGCAAAAAAAGTACTCCATGACGAAAGAATTTCATTTGATGATGGTGTATTGTTGTATGAAAAAGCAGACATTGGTTTTGTAGGAACATTAGCCAATTACATTAGAAATAAAAAACACGGAAACAAAACTTATTTCAACAGAAATTTTCATGTAGAGCCAACTAATATTTGTGTATATACTTGCAAGTTTTGTGCTTACTCTCGACTTATAAAAAACAGAGAAGAAGGTTGGGAATTATCTATTGATGATATCTTAAATATTATTAAAAAATATGATAATCAGCCAGTAACAGAAGTACATATTACAGGTGGCGTTATTCCAAAACAAAACTTTGAATTTTATACAGAGTTGTTTCAAAAAATAAAACAACATCGACCAGATTTACACATTAAAGCATTAACACCAGTAGAATATCATTATATATTTAAAAAAGCAAAGTTATCTTATAAAGATGGCATGAAAGCAATGCTTGATGCTGGTTTAAATTCGATGCCAGGTGGTGGTGCAGAAATTTTTCACGAAGATATTCGTCCAGAAATTGCTGGTGGAAAATGTAGTGCAGAAGAATGGTTGGCTATACATAAAGTATGGCATGAGTTAGGTCAAAAATCTAATGCTACCATGTTGTACGGACACATAGAACAGTTTTGGCATAGAGTAGATCACATGGAAAGATTGCGACAGCTACAAGATGAAACTGGTGGTTTTAATGCATTTATTCCTTTAAAATTTAGAAATCAGCACAACGAAATGCAACACTTGCCAGAAGTAAGCATTATAGAAGATTTACGCAATTATGCCATTGCCAGAATTTACTTAGACAATTTTGAACACATTAAATCGTATTGGGCAATGATTGGTAGAAATACTACACAGTTGTCGTTAAACTTTGGTGTAGATGATGTAGATGGTACAATAGACGATACAACGAAAATTTATTCTATGGCTGGAAGCGAAGAACAAACACCAGCTATGAGTACAAGAGAATTAGTGAATTTAATTAAAGCAGTAGGCAGACAACCAATAGAAAGAGATACATTGTACAATACCATTCAAGATTATAGCGATGTTGTTTTTGAAGAAGATGAAAAAAACAAAGCCAGAATGTATTAG
- the gatC gene encoding Asp-tRNA(Asn)/Glu-tRNA(Gln) amidotransferase subunit GatC, whose translation MIVDDALIEKLSNLNKLEFNADEKELIKEDLTKILNFMEQLNELDTEGVEPLKYINEDVNVFREDVVKYYITKQEALENAPIKDSDYIKVPKFVKAK comes from the coding sequence ATGATTGTAGATGATGCTTTGATTGAAAAATTATCTAATTTAAACAAATTAGAATTTAATGCAGATGAAAAAGAGTTGATTAAGGAAGACTTAACCAAAATTCTTAATTTTATGGAACAATTAAATGAGTTAGATACTGAAGGAGTTGAACCATTAAAATACATCAATGAAGATGTAAATGTGTTTAGAGAAGATGTAGTAAAATACTATATTACCAAGCAAGAAGCATTAGAAAATGCACCTATTAAAGACAGTGATTACATTAAAGTACCTAAATTTGTTAAAGCTAAATAG